The Chitinophagales bacterium genome has a window encoding:
- a CDS encoding pyridoxal phosphate-dependent aminotransferase, whose protein sequence is MQLAQRLNRVVEPQTIKMAKLGRELRAKGIDIIDLSLGEPDFNTPEYICDAATTAMEEGYTKYTPVAGYLDLREAICTKLKRDNNLDYTPDQIIVSTGAKQSLANAILSIVDPGDEVIIPTPYWVTYGALAQLAEGTPVYIPCTIENDFKLTPSQLEQHISDKSKLFIFSSPCNPTGSVYSKEELAGLAEIFKRFPNCAIISDEIYEYINYSGKHESIGQFEELKDRVIVVNGMSKGFAMTGWRLGYLAGPKELVQACEKLQGQFTSGANSITERAAITALLGDMQPTFEMTKAFKERRDFLYNELKDIKGMKLNCPQGAFYLFPDVSAFFGKSDGVTTISNDEDLSMYLLYKANVSTVMGSAFGNSDCIRLSFATSMEKLQEAVKRIREALNLLQ, encoded by the coding sequence ATGCAACTAGCGCAGAGACTGAACCGGGTAGTAGAACCGCAGACCATAAAAATGGCTAAACTAGGCCGGGAATTAAGAGCCAAAGGAATTGACATCATAGACCTTAGCCTGGGAGAACCGGACTTTAATACCCCGGAATACATCTGTGACGCTGCAACCACCGCTATGGAAGAGGGTTATACCAAATACACCCCTGTAGCCGGATATCTCGATCTGCGCGAAGCTATCTGCACCAAACTGAAAAGAGACAATAACCTGGATTATACCCCTGACCAAATCATTGTATCTACAGGTGCGAAGCAATCGTTGGCCAACGCAATATTGAGTATTGTTGACCCGGGAGACGAAGTGATCATCCCTACCCCATACTGGGTAACGTACGGTGCATTAGCACAGTTGGCCGAAGGGACTCCCGTTTATATTCCATGTACAATTGAGAATGACTTTAAGCTTACCCCTTCACAACTGGAACAACATATCAGCGATAAAAGTAAGCTGTTCATATTCTCATCTCCCTGCAACCCTACCGGGAGTGTTTATTCTAAGGAAGAACTTGCGGGACTGGCTGAGATATTCAAGCGATTTCCCAACTGTGCTATTATCAGTGATGAGATATATGAATATATTAACTACTCAGGGAAACACGAAAGTATAGGACAATTTGAAGAGCTGAAAGACCGCGTGATCGTGGTAAATGGGATGTCTAAAGGTTTTGCCATGACCGGATGGAGGTTAGGGTATTTGGCAGGTCCTAAAGAGCTGGTACAGGCATGCGAAAAGCTCCAGGGTCAGTTTACCTCGGGCGCCAACTCAATAACAGAGCGTGCGGCCATCACAGCACTTCTTGGCGATATGCAACCCACTTTCGAGATGACCAAAGCTTTCAAAGAGCGTCGTGACTTCTTGTATAATGAACTGAAAGACATCAAAGGGATGAAGCTTAATTGCCCGCAGGGCGCCTTTTACCTGTTCCCTGATGTTAGTGCCTTCTTTGGCAAATCTGACGGAGTGACCACCATCAGTAATGATGAAGACCTGAGCATGTACCTGCTATACAAAGCCAATGTAAGTACGGTAATGGGCTCAGCATTTGGCAATAGCGATTGTATACGCCTGTCGTTTGCTACCTCTATGGAGAAGCTGCAGGAAGCTGTCAAACGCATCCGTGAGGCGCTGAACCTGCTGCAATAA
- a CDS encoding response regulator, translated as MAQNNSRYIFLVDDEPIQNEMLKDYIAERFLYEIKTFDNGEDALANMHLHPEIVVLDYHLSAHKPEAQNGVDILKKIKEGYPETQVIMLSGQDSLEVAVDSMKYGAYDYIVKGETAFSRTENTLNNVSELHRMRTINNGYKKTIVFLSVVIGLIILLALYLNFFTNAFSHTSNVASI; from the coding sequence ATGGCACAAAATAATAGTCGGTACATCTTCCTGGTAGATGACGAGCCGATTCAAAACGAAATGCTGAAAGATTATATCGCTGAGCGTTTCCTATACGAGATAAAAACCTTTGATAACGGTGAAGATGCACTTGCCAATATGCACCTGCATCCGGAAATAGTTGTGCTGGATTATCACCTGAGCGCTCACAAACCAGAAGCGCAAAACGGCGTTGATATCCTGAAAAAGATAAAAGAAGGATATCCCGAAACACAGGTTATTATGCTGTCGGGCCAGGACTCTCTTGAAGTAGCAGTGGACAGCATGAAATATGGTGCCTACGACTACATTGTAAAAGGAGAAACAGCCTTTTCGCGTACGGAGAACACATTGAACAACGTAAGTGAATTGCACAGAATGCGGACCATTAACAATGGCTACAAGAAAACGATCGTTTTCCTGAGCGTTGTGATAGGCCTTATTATCCTGCTGGCTTTGTACCTCAACTTCTTCACCAATGCATTCTCGCATACGTCTAACGTAGCAAGTATTTAA